In one window of Terriglobia bacterium DNA:
- the asnA gene encoding aspartate--ammonia ligase: MTTATDKKADLAGPGIGNYEDLEKILPSDYRSLLDPKETQRAIFAVKNYIEENLCKELNLMMVQVPLIVDVESGVNDMLDRDGSRTPIQFHISNDYGKHPIDAQVVQAATKWKRVALKQFGMKVGEGLCTDMRAVRKDYFLDHDHSCYVDQWDWERVITAEHRNLNFLKGIVRGIWKVLKGAEVHAQKLFPQLKTDKYPDLPDELKFLHAEEILDMYPDMPRKQRETAILQKYPAVFIIGIGWTLKDGYPHEMRAADYDDWVTETVSESGQPMHGLNGDILVWNPVTKRRHELTSMGIRVNPQTLQKQLEMTGLTDFLKFPYHQAIMKSEIPLSIGGGIGQSRTQMLLLKKAHLGEVSVTVWPKILKEMCHKKSIHVLE, translated from the coding sequence ATGACCACTGCAACAGACAAGAAAGCGGATCTGGCAGGCCCGGGAATCGGCAATTATGAAGATCTGGAGAAAATTCTCCCCAGTGATTACCGATCGCTGCTGGATCCGAAGGAAACGCAGAGAGCCATCTTTGCCGTAAAGAATTACATCGAGGAGAACCTGTGCAAGGAACTCAACCTGATGATGGTCCAGGTTCCCCTGATTGTGGACGTGGAGAGCGGCGTGAACGACATGCTCGACCGCGACGGTTCGCGCACCCCCATTCAATTCCACATTTCGAACGACTACGGCAAGCATCCCATTGACGCCCAGGTGGTGCAGGCCGCGACCAAGTGGAAGCGCGTCGCCCTGAAACAGTTCGGGATGAAGGTGGGCGAAGGGCTCTGCACCGACATGCGCGCGGTGCGCAAGGATTACTTCCTGGACCACGATCACAGCTGCTATGTGGACCAGTGGGATTGGGAGCGCGTGATTACGGCCGAGCATCGCAACCTGAATTTTCTGAAAGGCATTGTCCGCGGAATCTGGAAAGTCCTGAAGGGCGCCGAAGTGCATGCCCAAAAATTGTTCCCGCAACTGAAGACCGACAAGTACCCCGACCTTCCTGACGAACTCAAGTTCCTGCATGCCGAAGAGATCCTGGACATGTATCCCGACATGCCGCGCAAGCAGCGAGAGACAGCCATTCTGCAAAAGTACCCGGCCGTTTTCATCATCGGGATCGGTTGGACGCTCAAGGACGGCTACCCGCATGAGATGCGAGCCGCGGACTACGACGACTGGGTCACCGAAACGGTGTCCGAGAGCGGCCAGCCCATGCACGGCCTCAACGGCGACATCCTGGTCTGGAATCCGGTGACCAAGCGACGCCACGAACTGACCTCCATGGGGATCCGCGTCAATCCTCAAACGCTCCAGAAGCAGTTGGAGATGACCGGTCTGACGGATTTCCTCAAGTTCCCCTACCACCAGGCCATCATGAAGAGCGAGATTCCTCTCAGCATCGGAGGCGGCATCGGGCAGTCACGAACCCAGATGCTCTTGCTCAAGAAAGCACACCTGGGTGAGGTCAGCGTCACTGTGTGGCCGAAGATCCTGAAGGAGATGTGCCACAAAAAGAGCATCCACGTGCTCGAATAG